The Bacteroidota bacterium genomic sequence ACTGCAATATAAAAATATCGCAAAAAGATAGGAATCTAATTTTGCAGAGTTTTCTTAGAGACACTAACTAATATCTATTCACTTTTGATTTCATTAGTTTATCCCATTGTTCATTGAACATTTTAAGGAAAAGAGGAATTTGATCTTTTTCATTAGCATAATATAGGTTTACGTTTCCACGGTCAGTATCTTCCCAGAAAGTAGGTGTAAATACTTTTAATTTACTACAAGTAAACTCAACAGCACTTTTCAAATCTTTGCCCAGATGCTCAAAATCCTCAAAAATATCATCAATAATTCTTTGTGTCAAATCATTTTTATTGTGTTTCAGGTAATATAAAGAAAGTCCTACCTGAAGCACTCTTACACCATCATTTTTAATTCTTGTTTGACCAAGTTCATCCCTGCTAACATCAGGAGAATTATCAAGATTAAGAAAAAAGCTAAGAATTTCATTTTGAAAAACAATGTTATATTCTGCCTCATTTAATCTGATAAGAGCTTTTTTTAGTTCCAGTGCAAAAACATCAACCAAAAAAGTAAAAGATGCTTCTGTTCTACTATGTTTAAAAATTTCTGTACCGTAAACCTCTAAAAATTTGCAACTCCTTTCAATTTGTTTGGTTTTTTTGCTGGCAATTTGATAACCGATAAGTTCACTGTAATGAAATAATGCGTTATAAATATTTCTTACTTCATGATTTTTAAGTCCGTGTTTGATACCAAAACGAAAAATAGTGTTCATTTTAATAGTTATCACTTCAAGTAATTCATCATCATTATTTTCAATGGCAGTTTTTCCTGATTTGGCAATTTCATAAACACATTGGGAAGCAAGATCAAAATCATTATTTTCAATAAGCTTAAAATATGCGTTGCCTAGTAATCTAAATGCCTTATGTTCGTAAAATGTCTTTGATTCTTCTATTTCTTCAAATTGTCCTGAGAGTGTTTTAAAAGAAATATCGTTACGTATTTTTTTGCAAATTTTAAAAAAGTTAGGGTTTATTTTATCTTTAATGTTAACATAATTTCTGACAGATATTCCCATTTTTTGAATAATATCTCCTTTAGGCTCTTTGAATTCAACATACTCAAGCAAATCATCCAATTGATTTAAAGCTTCAAACATCTTAAACTGATATCGTTCAACAATATGAGGATTATTTAAAAGGAATTGATAAGAAGAATCTTTTAATAATCTATTGGTATTCAAATTTTCCTTAAATATTTTTTCAATAACATTTCCCGGTGTTGTGTATTTTAGAATATAAAGGATGTAAGGCAAAGCCAGTATTAAACCTAAAGGTAAAAAGACATAAGTATTTAATAAAATATTTGCTTCATAGCCACTATAACCAGATGATGCAGAAAGTTGAAGCCAAAGATTATGAGTAGCTGATACAGTAATAAACCACATGTAAAATATACTTCTTAAGTCTTTAATGTAAAGGTCAATCAATTTAGGAGTACTTTGAGAAGCAATTGAAATAACGATTATTAATGTACCAAGAACAAGGCTCAATAAACCTAACCAAACTTCAGGTGCAAAATCAATAAAGGTTTGACTTTTATCCCCCACCAAAGAGCTAAAAAAGTCTATTTTTAAGGGAGAGACTATTTGATTGAGAATGAAATTCAATAATATAATTCCAATTACGACAAGAATAAAAGAAATAAGGGATCTATGTTTGTCGAATAAATCTTGTAAGAATCCCCAAAACTTTAAATGAACTTTATTCATAATTCTTTTTAAGGTCAATTAGTAGTTATTACCAAAAGGCAAATATCCTTAAAAAAACTTAGGATAAGAAATTTAAATTTCAATATTAATTTTTTACTAACGAATGAGTACATTTTATTAAGTAGTGCCTCTAAGAAAACTATCAAATTTTATGATTTCTAAGATTTTTGACCTGCCTTTGCCGTCAGGCAGGTGAGATTTTTATTTTTTGAGACGAGGCGATGCCTTAGCATCAGTGAGTTGAGAAAGATAAAAATATCGCAAAAAGATAGGAATCTAATTTTGCAGAGTTTTCTTAGAGACACTAAGTAGGGTTCAATAAAATGGTTCTCTGTTAATTTGTGTGGATGAAAAAATATTAAAGCCACAGACTTCGACAGACGTAGTCTTTACTTTTTGTATGTCTTCGACAGACGAAGTCTGTGGCAAATTTGATTACCCACTCAAATCAACATAGAACCTAATATTTCTTAGTGAAAAATTATTTTTTAAGCTATTTAAAAAAAATTAATCAGTTCTAATTATTTTTTGTATATTTGAAAATAGAAAACAGTACATAAAAAACAAGCTTTTCAAAAAATAGACAAAAATAATTACTGGAAGTATGTTTTTTATTAAAGTTTTAAAGAGAAAAAATTATTTTTTAAACTAATATCTTGGAGGATTTTTATGGAAATATCAAACTATGAATTTAATGCTGGTCAAAATGAATCAATCAAAAAACTAACTCATCAAATGATGTTTGTTGGCATTTTTTTAATCGTGCTTGGAGTTTTATTCGCTGTCTTTGGCGTTTTTCACTTAGTGAAAGAAAATAATGACTTTTTGAAATTTATTTTTGACATTGTTATCGCGGTAGTTCTTATTATTATGGGACTGGTAACAATCAATTCTGCAAAATCATTTAAATTGGTTGTTACAACCGAAGGTAATGATATTGAAAATTTAATGAGTGCCCTTGACAAAATGAATACTTGGTTTAGCATTCAAACAATGATGATTGTCATTGGAATTCTTATTCTTGCTTTAGGCTTCCTTAACGCCATTGGGGTCTTTTAAAATTAGCAATCATTTTGGATTGTTAAAAAACATAGACTTAAACTACAACATGCTTCGGTTTGATTATCTAAGTTGTGGTTTAAGTCAATGTTGTTTTAAGAACTATTTCCTTACATGAACATTTAAATATATTGGTAAGTGGTCGCTGTAACCACCATTGTACCACGGACCATAAAATGTTCGATTAGGTTTTTTGCCCGGATATTTTTTGTCATCAATTAAAAGCCAATCGGGTTTAAAAATATGTGCATCATCAGTATTTAAATATACTTGAGATTGTGTATTAAAAAAACTTGTTGAAACAATTATTTGGTCAATCATATTCCACTCAAATTTATAGCGATAACTGCCTTCCCCTTTTTGCTTTAAAGATACCATAAAATTAAATA encodes the following:
- a CDS encoding DUF5362 family protein; the protein is MEISNYEFNAGQNESIKKLTHQMMFVGIFLIVLGVLFAVFGVFHLVKENNDFLKFIFDIVIAVVLIIMGLVTINSAKSFKLVVTTEGNDIENLMSALDKMNTWFSIQTMMIVIGILILALGFLNAIGVF